Genomic DNA from Roseburia intestinalis L1-82:
GGATGTTCGGCACATGCTGCCAGACGTTCATAGCGTCTGTCGACTTCTGCCTGAATCTGGTCTGCAACCGATTTATATTCTTCGGTGGCAAGATGTTTCGTGCGCCCCATCATGGAAAACCATTCCGTGACGGGGATTTTTTTATGCGATTTTTTTGGATCATAGCTCAGTGATGTGATGCCGCGTTCGATTTCATAGAGCGGAAAATAACAGCAGTCTACGGCGGCAGCAATGACTTTTCGTTCTGTGTCCGGACGGTCATTCCAGTTGAGCGGGCAGGCGGAGAGCGCTTTTACATAGGCGGTGCCGAATTCCCTTGCATAGGCAGCTGCTTTTGCAGCCTTTTTGATAAAATCATGTGGGTTCGACTCGGCGACGGTTGCCACATAGGGGAGGTGGGCCGCAGCCATGATCTGGGGCATGTCTTTGTGGAAAAAGGTCTTTCCGTACTGTGTTTTTCCGAGGTGGGAGGTGGAGCTTTTCGCACCCATCGGGGTAGAGTAGGAAAGCTGGTAACCGGTGTTCATATATCCGCCGTTGTCATATTCAAATAAGAGCAGATGATGTCCGCGCAGTGCCGTTCCGAGTGCAGAACCCATGCCGATATCCATGCCGCCGTCACCACTTGCCATGATAAATGTGATCTCGCCTTTGGGATATTCCCCGCGTTTTTGCCGTTCCTCAAATACTTCCACCAGACCGCTTAAAGTAGCAGCTCCATTTTGAAACAGGTTGTGGATATATGGGATGCGGAATGCCGTTTTTGGGTAGGCAGTGGTTGTCACCATGCCGCAGCCGGTCTGGAACAGAAAGACCACATTTCCTTCGATCCCTTTTAACAGCAGATTTAAGTTGACCGGTATACCGCAGCCGGGACAGGTTCCGATTCCCGGGGCGATCCGCTTGGGCATGGCGGTGGCGTCTTTGATCAATCCACCTTTTACAAGCATTTTTCCGGTTGCAGGATCGAAAGTGCAGGTTGTGACACCGGGGGACTGGCGATCTTTGGTGAGGGGTGCATAATACTGTGGCTGTGGGCAATTTTCTGTCGTACCCGGTGTGATTCCATAGTAATCAAAAGCCCTGGCATCAGGCGAAAGTCCCTCACGAAACAGTGCAACAGCATCCTCCACAAAAAAATCCTTCCCGCCAAGTCCGTAAATGCGGGTCAGTACCCGGATCGGGTGTGTGGAATCCGTGATATCCTGCAGGGCGGCGCGCAGTTCTAAGGACATATTTCCGCCGCCGGCGCCGTAGCTGTCCTGACGGTCTGCGGCAACGATCGTCTTTGCATGCATACAGAGATGGCGTAATTCGTCAGATGGAAATGGACGAAGCACATTTAATGTGACAACGCCAGCGCGGATGCCCTCTTTGCGCAGCGTATCTGCTGCAACTGTGGCGGGGTGAAAAGAGGAACCGAGCAGAAAAAGGATAATATCTGCATCTTCACACAGATATCCGCGGCAAAAAGTATGCATTCTTCCGGAGAGGGAGGCGAACTCATCAAACAGCATGGGAAGTTTTTTTCGTGTTTCTTCCATGGCGAGAAAAAGCTGATATTTGTTGTTGATAATGTCCGGTTCATTCATATAGGAGCCGACAGAGACCGGGTGATTCAGGTCGAGTACACTGTAAAAACGATTCTCCCCGGTGGAGTCATTTCCGGCAAAAGCGGAGATTTCGGGATTGTCACAGGAGAGTTTTTTCCCGATAAAGTGCTGTACGGTTTCATCTTCAGAAAAGACCATGCATTTTTGTTTCTGATGGCTGGTAAAGAAACCGTCAAAGGCAACGACAACCGGGAGATTCACTTTTTCGGCAAGTTTTAAGGCAATCAGATTGAAGTCGTAGACCATCTGCGGGTCATCCGCAAACAGAATGATCCAGCCGGTATTTAAAAGATACATGATATCGCTGTGATCACCTTTGATGCACAGAGGGCCGGAGACGGTACGGCAGGCGACATTCATGACCATCGGCATGCGTGTGCCGGACTGAACCGGAAATTGCTCTAAGGCATAGAGCAGACCGTTGGCGCTGGTGGCATTAAATACGCGTCCGCCGCCCGCCGAAGCACCGTAACAGATACCGGCGGCACTGTGTTCTCCCTCGGCGGCGATCAGCCGGATGTTGTGCTCGCCTCTTGCACCCGAAAGATCGAGATTTTCCGCAATCTGTGTGGAGGGGGTGATCGGATAATATCCCATGATATGATAATTGATCTGCTTTGCTGCGTAGGCGGCAAGCTCATTTCCACTTTCGTAAAGTTTGCGCTGGGCAGCGGTTTTCTTTACGAAAGCCTGTGTTGATGATTGCTGCTGATCCGATGATGGAAAAGCCTGTGTTGTTGATTGTTGCTGATCTGACATTATACGATACCTCCGTCAATACGTTTTTCATCAAGATAAGAATCACTGGTGATCCAGGAATTTGCGCCGGTCTTCTGGTACCGGACAGAGTCTGGCAGCAGATCCTGATCCGGCATGGAATGCGGCTTGTCCGGGTAATCTTTTTCTTCTGCTTTTACCAGAGCGTGAGTCGGACAGACATCCACACAGCGGAGACAGCCTTTGCAGTGTCTGTAATCAAGTCCCTGGTTGACCATTGCCTCTTTCCCCTTATAAGTTCCCGGTGCAAACTGAAATACCATATCCGGACAGGTAGAATCACAGAGTCCGCAGTTGATGCACCGATCCTGCAAAAAGAGAGGAATATAACCTTCGCGGGAGGGGGAGAGGTCATTTGATACCGTGCTGCCGGGGCGTGTATTGATCCCGCCGATCGGGGCGTTTTTGTAGCCCCAGATATAAGTTTCTTTTGCGAGAGAAGGGGAAGCAGTTCTGTCAGGAATCTTTTTTTCAGCTGTTTTTTCATACCCCATTTTTAAACCCTGCAGATTTGCCCCGATCAGTGCCGGATATTTTTTCCCAATAGTATTTTTGCAGAGTGTTTCAATGGAATCCATCGGGATAAAAGGACACGCTCTGGTGATCGCACCGAGCATAACCATGTTAATGCGGGATCTGGATTCCATGGCGATGGAGAGTGCGTCCAGACAATACAGCGTTCCAGTTGGAATATTGTATTTTTCTGCCGCTTCATCACAGGATAAAGGTGTATTTAAAACAATTTTTGTGTCGGCGGAAATCCCGTCTAATACTGGGTAAGTCCCGATCAGCCCTTCGTGAAAAATGCCAAGTACATGCGGTTGTAATACCGGGCTGTTGATGCGCAGTGGATGGGAAGCGGGACTCCAGCGGATATAGGATTTTACCGGTGAACCTCGTTTTTCAGATCCGTAGCTGGAAAAACTTAAGGAGTTTAAGGAAAGGTATAAGGCACCGAGTTCGCCGAGCATTTTTCCGCAGAGATTTGCGCCGAGACCGCCGATGCTCTCTAACCGTATTTCAAAATAACCGTATTCATTTGTAACCGGAAGTGTAACTGGGGTGTACATCATATGCTCCATTCTTGCGCTATATTCACGCATTTTATTGATTCACTCATATACAAAAGTTTGATTTTACATAGCAAATGTGATTTTACATAGCTATGTGTCTGTTATTTTATAGTGTGTACAGAAGCAGACGAATCATGCGCTTTTTTTTGTTTACATCCGGGGGGAAAGTGATTAGAATAGACAGGTAGGTTTTATGGGTGGTGTCATATATATGAAAGAGAAAATCATAGCATTTGTAAAAAAAGAAACAGTGCTGGTCGTTGCAGCCATTTTAGCTGTAATATCCGCTTTTTTTGTGCATCCGGATCAGGCATATATCGATTATATTGATTTTCGCGTGCTTGGGATCCTGCTCTCGCTGATGATCATTATGGCGGGCGTGCAGAATAATGGAATCTTTGATGAGATCGGGCGGTGGCTTCTTGCGCATACGAAAAATACGGCGCAGCTGGCATTTGTTCTTGTTTTTCTGTGTTTCTTTTCAAGCATGGTCATTACCAATGATGTTGCGCTTTTGACGTTTGTTCCGTTTGCACTTCTCACGCTGCAAAAATGCGGGCAGGAGCGTCTTATGGTGCCGGTCATCGTGCTTCAGACCATAGCGGCGAACCTTGGAAGTATGCTGACTCCGATTGGAAATCCGCAGAATTTGTATTTATATAATCTCTCAGAAATGAATGCTGGGGAGTTTCTTGTCTTGATGCTTCCGTATACGGTTGTTTCCGGTGTGCTGCTTGCCCTGACGATTTTCGTTTTAAGTGCAAGAAAAAGAAAAATCAGATTGACAGACTGTCATTTTTCGGAAGAAAAAAAGGAAATGAACAAAAAACTGACCGGCATGTATGCGGTTTTATTCCTTATGGCGCTTTTGGTCGTGGCAAGGATCCTGCCGTATTATATTTTGCTTGCGGCGGTAGCTGTGTCTGTGTTTTTATCAGATAGAAAAGTACTGGGGCAGGTGGATTACTGCCTGATCTTTACGTTTATCGCTTTCTTTATTTTTACAGGAAATA
This window encodes:
- a CDS encoding transketolase C-terminal domain-containing protein, producing MSDQQQSTTQAFPSSDQQQSSTQAFVKKTAAQRKLYESGNELAAYAAKQINYHIMGYYPITPSTQIAENLDLSGARGEHNIRLIAAEGEHSAAGICYGASAGGGRVFNATSANGLLYALEQFPVQSGTRMPMVMNVACRTVSGPLCIKGDHSDIMYLLNTGWIILFADDPQMVYDFNLIALKLAEKVNLPVVVAFDGFFTSHQKQKCMVFSEDETVQHFIGKKLSCDNPEISAFAGNDSTGENRFYSVLDLNHPVSVGSYMNEPDIINNKYQLFLAMEETRKKLPMLFDEFASLSGRMHTFCRGYLCEDADIILFLLGSSFHPATVAADTLRKEGIRAGVVTLNVLRPFPSDELRHLCMHAKTIVAADRQDSYGAGGGNMSLELRAALQDITDSTHPIRVLTRIYGLGGKDFFVEDAVALFREGLSPDARAFDYYGITPGTTENCPQPQYYAPLTKDRQSPGVTTCTFDPATGKMLVKGGLIKDATAMPKRIAPGIGTCPGCGIPVNLNLLLKGIEGNVVFLFQTGCGMVTTTAYPKTAFRIPYIHNLFQNGAATLSGLVEVFEERQKRGEYPKGEITFIMASGDGGMDIGMGSALGTALRGHHLLLFEYDNGGYMNTGYQLSYSTPMGAKSSTSHLGKTQYGKTFFHKDMPQIMAAAHLPYVATVAESNPHDFIKKAAKAAAYAREFGTAYVKALSACPLNWNDRPDTERKVIAAAVDCCYFPLYEIERGITSLSYDPKKSHKKIPVTEWFSMMGRTKHLATEEYKSVADQIQAEVDRRYERLAACAEHPLL
- a CDS encoding 2-oxoacid:acceptor oxidoreductase family protein, which codes for MREYSARMEHMMYTPVTLPVTNEYGYFEIRLESIGGLGANLCGKMLGELGALYLSLNSLSFSSYGSEKRGSPVKSYIRWSPASHPLRINSPVLQPHVLGIFHEGLIGTYPVLDGISADTKIVLNTPLSCDEAAEKYNIPTGTLYCLDALSIAMESRSRINMVMLGAITRACPFIPMDSIETLCKNTIGKKYPALIGANLQGLKMGYEKTAEKKIPDRTASPSLAKETYIWGYKNAPIGGINTRPGSTVSNDLSPSREGYIPLFLQDRCINCGLCDSTCPDMVFQFAPGTYKGKEAMVNQGLDYRHCKGCLRCVDVCPTHALVKAEEKDYPDKPHSMPDQDLLPDSVRYQKTGANSWITSDSYLDEKRIDGGIV
- a CDS encoding SLC13 family permease; this translates as MGGVIYMKEKIIAFVKKETVLVVAAILAVISAFFVHPDQAYIDYIDFRVLGILLSLMIIMAGVQNNGIFDEIGRWLLAHTKNTAQLAFVLVFLCFFSSMVITNDVALLTFVPFALLTLQKCGQERLMVPVIVLQTIAANLGSMLTPIGNPQNLYLYNLSEMNAGEFLVLMLPYTVVSGVLLALTIFVLSARKRKIRLTDCHFSEEKKEMNKKLTGMYAVLFLMALLVVARILPYYILLAAVAVSVFLSDRKVLGQVDYCLIFTFIAFFIFTGNIGRLPAFQEVLHSLVNGRELLVGIATSQVISNVPAALLLSGFSGDLKQLLLGVNLGGLGTLIASMASLISYKIYAHNYNRTKGYYLLWFHLANIIFLAVLVLLALGMR